In Rosa rugosa chromosome 4, drRosRugo1.1, whole genome shotgun sequence, the genomic stretch AGACTCCATTTGTTGGAGTTACCCTTACAGGCTTTGAGTTTAGGCTTTGGGCCTAAATTTATGTTAAGGTTGTTACAGCCGGTTTTTTGATCTGTTAAGTTTTTATCATGGCCTGGTTTTGGGTTGTTAGTCCTAGGATGTTGATGTTAGCTGCATTTGGGGCATCCCCCTTTGCGTAGGGTGGTCCCAAAGGTTTatgaataaattagggtttagatCTTGAAGTGCTCGGAGAAAACCTTAATAGTGTCAAGTTACTGGTTATTTTTGTGCTCCTTATGTAGGTTAGCTTTAATATGTTGGTTGCTCTAGGGCCTCTTAAGTAATGATGCAAATCAATCGTGCCCCCCAAGGATGGTCACTGTGCTTTGTTAACCACATTTTCtattaatggattgacacctaatttcatttaaaaaaacaaaagagataTAGCTTTATATTGGGCTTTATTTGTCTTGAAGAGAATGACAAATTTATTGATTAATTAAGTGAATTACAATCTGAGGCCAAGACCTGATGAAAGGTATTGAGCataattactattttttttaaaccccacccTACCCTATTTTTGATGGGGCTTGAACAATAACTTCCAAAATGAGAACTTGCtaccttaccaccccaccaaacacagtCGATCGAGCAAAATTTAAAGCAAACTTGGCTAAAGAATGTGCTACTTCATTTCCTTTTCTAGGAACATGATGAAGAAAAAACCCGATATTGAGTTCATGCCCTCCACAATATCTTCATACAGATGTCCATACAACAAACCAATTGAACCTGATGCTTAATTAACAGCCTAAACCAAAATCATTGAATTTGTTTCAAAAGAAATGGGAGCCACGTTCTTAGATTAAACGAAATGCACAACTGACATGTCTGCCAAAGCTTCAATATGTTATGGAGTATACCTGCATGACTCACGCTGATGGAGGATGCCAATGCACAACACTAGGCACTTGCTCTTAATTTCCTCTTGTTCACTTGATGAAACTGCAAATCATGGACCAAGCATTGGCTTGGAAGCATATATATATCCCCGACTAGGGTAGACTTCTCCTTCCAAAATTTGTTATTTATTTCTCTCCACAGTCCACACACACCAAACCAAGAAAAGCAGTTTATAAAAACAGTGCTTAAGCAGCAACTGAAAACATGTCTACAAACCAAGCTTTGAAAGAAGTGAATGATATATGCAGGAAACAAGTAGAAAACTTGACCAATTTGGGTAGCTGATCAAGAGATATAGCTTTATATTGGGCTTTATACCCATGcatgttttaattaattttataaGTCTTACatacaaaagtaaaaaaaaaatatattaattagtTAGGAGGAACTTAGAAGCAACCTCCTCACACAAGCAACAACATCTAGCAATCACTATTCTTCAATAAGCTAAATCTAAGAACCCCAAAGTCGAGACATTCTTTATATTTCTGTTCAACACAACCCTCACGCCAAGCTCTTGACCGCACCAAGCCCAGAATTGGCGTCCCTTACAAAGAACAAAACACAAATGCCTAGATTCTAAGGCGATATCCAATAGATCGATAAGGCTAAAGAGCGAAATCTCACAAAATGATCTTTATTTCATCTCTAACAAGAGTCCACAAGAGTACTAAAGTAGAGGGCCAAAGGGCTTGGAGTAAGACTAGATGTAGACATTTTAATAGCACAGATCCAAATTGTTGGAACCATGTACCACCTAGGGAGAGAGGCATGTGGAAAGCTGTCGCTGGCCGATATTCAAATTTGTCCTTAAAGGTTAGTGTGGATAGTAAGTGATGGATAATTATACAACTAAAATTATATGTAAAGACCACTTCCACCAACTAGCTGCTGTCTCTCtactctattttattttttttcacaaCTTGATTTTATCCAAAATTTacaccttaaaaaaaaaacatttatgtctaaaaaaaaaaatcttgattTAAGATAAGATCATAAAtttagaaaaaaattaaataataatgAAATATTGAAAATAGCTAAAATTTGGCCCTATTTGCTGGAGACCATATATTTAACAATAATATTTATGGCGAAACCTAATAGAGCTGCTTTGCTAGGGATGGGAGTTTGCTGCCTTTGAACTGGCTACTCATGAATTGTCCCTCATCCTCAATGGGGTTCGATTCTGAAGCTATTCTTTGTCTAGCGCTGCCATGTGACAGGGGTTGCTGATTGGTCAAACGATCGAAATATGTGGATTGCGATCGGGTTCTAGTCAAGGATTGCAACCGTCGTCGGTGCGCGGTTAGAATAGAACTTTGGTTGAGCAGTTGAGGCCCAACCATGGGCGGTTGAAAGGCACGGGGTCCGGCAGTGCGCATGGCAATGCAACAGATTAGAAAGTATGAGGTTTGTTGACTCACGCGGCTCTAGGAGACTTGCTGGAGGCGGAGAGTGGTGGTGGATCGGCAAGGTCACGACGAGCTCGTCTTAAAGATGGGGATGCAGTTTAGTTTGGCGGGAGTGTGCATTCTTTTCGGAGAGTAGCGGCGGTGTGGCAGTCTGCAGGCATCAATGGCGCGGCAATCAACCTTTGGTATGGGATGGTGAGGCGGAAGTCCGGCTTAGATGATGGCATCTAGAGCTTAGCTGATGGGGCTAGGATGGGTCTTTGCCCACGTGAGTGATCGTGGTCGAGCTCATCTCCTGTCTGGGTGCCTAGAGTGATTTTGGGTGCCTAAAGGAGTGGGCCTGGGCCTTTGTGGTTTGCTGAAGTTGGGTGCCAACTGTTGTTTGGGTTCGTATTTGGGATCTTTGAGACTTACTATAGACCCTCATTTTTGCTAAGTTTTGGAATTGGTCTTTCAGCTATTTAGGTAGAAGATTAATTGCTCTCTCTATTTGACGTATTTTATTGCGTGGAATAGGCAAGGTCGGTCATATTACCGGTTACATTGATTGACgattaccctctattcgacgtattTTCTGCGTGGAAGCATAGTCGACATAGCATCAGTAACTTTTTACATAGCCCGGGTTCTTTTCATAGCCCTTGTTGTGACTTGTGACCAAGATCTGTGCCATACATATCCATCACCAAAACAGGGTCAAAGCAACCCTTGAAATTATGACAAGGGTGACGAGGGAAGAGCTCTAGCAGCTATAATAAAAAAGAGAGTAGAATcatgacaaaaataaaactaCAGAATAAGAACCccaaggcctcgtttggttcatggaaagaaaagaattcctttgtctttctcatgggaagggaaatgaaatttatgaagaactttccattccgatgtttggtaacatGAGGAAAGTTATCCGAAAAGTTGTCAAAAAGTttgtaattaatgcaataaaataatttgttgtgagtaataaattaCAAGGAAATGAAGGGGGAAAGTAATTCCATTGGAGTTTGGAAGGAACCATTTGCTCCCATATtgttcctttccttttgcaacccaaacccaagaaagaaacaactttcctttccctatgtttttttttttttttttgaaacaagggccggtgcggctgccctcaagccttcattaatgaaaccggagaatacaagggggggacattgtgcctaaaccccagattacaatatgCAACTAGAGTACATCCAGAAAAAAATTCATGCGACGACTCAACTAAAAACTTGTACTCCAATCCACACCAGCTAGTAAAGAACGCGCGAcagacggttctatttgcttcccagcggtgacacaacggaaagattacTCGATCTGCAACTTTAATGCAGCAAAGCGTAATTTCCATACTACCAGCTTTCCTATCATGTTGCCACTTGAATCTCCATCCAGTGGCAAgaagtctcaccctgccactaggaggcagcgaccatttgacaaagcaaagaACTCGCCGCCaccctagagcagacaaggcacaaagAGTGCACCCACGGGCAAAAAGCCCAACGATCCCTACACAACGAATGCAGGGACTTATTTCGCGCAGCATGCGCAAAGCAACCCACAAACAGCAaacaactaaacaaacaaagcaATAAACAGagataaaacaaacataaaataaaaaacagcagcAAAGCCAAACAGCCGAAGCCCGGCCCATCCACCATCTCTCCCAGAGGCCCAAAGCAGAAGCCCACCAAGCAAGCATCGATCTGCAAACGCCGGTACCAGACCGCCCCCGAGTAGACCGACGCCGCCGCGCAGCAACCCTGCACCGCCGTATTACCACGACACTGTGCATGCCCTTCTTCAACCCGATCGGTGCCCAAAACCCAATCCAGAACCGACCAGATCGGGATCGCAGCGACCGACCCCCAGCCCCCAGTTGCCGCAGAGCTTTCCCtatgtttagggtttagggaatcAAACGATACTTAAATGTAGCGGCAAATACATATATTAAAATCGTATAGAGATAATTCTTAAATGGGTGCTCTTAAAATATGAGCATTCAAACTATTAAATTGCAGAGTGAGAATTTGTTACTCACTAATCAACttactcataaaaaaaaaaaaaaaattataaacgaTAATATTACATAAAAGTGGCCCAAGCAAAGCAAgtataaacaaacaaaataaaatctaCCGCAAAAAACACTTTGAAGCAGAGGAAATGGCTCTCAATCTCGTCTTCACCTCAcactcttctctcttctccaaaCCCCTCACATTTCCAACCCCGAAACCCCAATCCCTCTccctactctctctctcctccccaaacccaaaccccaaGCTCTCCTCCTTCCGCCCCCGCTCCTCTCTCTCCGACGACACCCCCACCGACGGCGACCGTCCGGCGGCGAAAATCACCGACGAGTGGGGCGAGGCGGCCGAGCCGGAGCCGGAGCCCGAGTCGACAATCTCCGAATCGGACCCTCCGGTGAACGAGGACGAGTGGGGAGGAGCTGATGAGGCCGTGGAAATCGGGAATGGAACTCCGGCCAAAGCTGAGGCTGAGAGCACGGAGGAGGTGGATTCTAAGCTCACTGAGCTGAAGAGGTGCTTGGTAGATACGTTCTATGGGACTGAATTGGGCTTTCGGGCCGGGTCGGAGGTGAGAGCGGAAGTGGTGGAGTTGGTTAACCAATTGGAGGCGGCGAATCCCACTCCGGCGCCGACGGAGAACCCGGGGCTACTTGATGGCAACTGGGTTTTACTGTAAGTTCAATTTCATGTCTGAGTTTTCGCTTAGCAAGATGACATTATAACTCTAAATGCAGATACTTGTTGAAGACAATGTAATGATTCTCTTGAATATGTTTGGCCAATCTGCATTTGACTATTTAGAGGGGAAAATGGATGCAGAAAATGAGAGTGTACGAGAAATGTTGGGAGGACTTAGGGGGCAGAGATTACTTTTTTGAGTAGAGATTGGATTGGCCAAATGAAGTGGAAGAGTTGGGCTGTTGGTATTTAGAATAGAAGACCGAAAGATAGCTGTTTaatccaaattaaattgtcTTGGTGAAAAATCTGAATCAGGCTTCACTTATTGGAATCTGTTTGAAGTTAGATTTTGGATCAATTTGGTATAGATTTGTATGCTGATCATATCATTCATTAGTTTTAGCTATATGTTTTACACACTTGAAGCTTAAGATTGAGAATCTGCGCACATTTGATTATATTACAGTAgacaatccttttttttttttttttaatcacaaaGTTTCATAATTCCGAGAATTGGGTTGGAAATTGGAATTGAAATAATAGTGAATAACTTGTAGTTTTCCAACTTGGGGAATTTCTGATCTGTTAGTTTGTGACTATCTGGTTTCTTCTAAGATTTTCCTCTTTGAGATAAAACACTTAATGGATTCTCTATCTTTTCATCTAGAACAGTGCACATTGCATAATATTACCTTTGAGTGAAGAGACTCATTATATGAAGAGAGGTAAAACACAAGAATTaagaaagaagatgaaaatAGTATATATGCAAATGTTCTTTTGCATTTCTATTCAGCTCCATATGGTAAACTTCATAAGGTACTGGAATTATCTTAGTAACGATATGACTTTATTGTGATAACCataatttgctagaaaaaaaaaattgaaaagctaGCAAGTATTAGTTGTCAAAAGTTTCAATCTTGGCTTCTCCATGATTTTTGTTGTTTTCCCTTGTGCAAATATTGTGTAATGGTTGTGCTTCAAGTCACTGCATTGATTTTATTGGAATGGAGGAGGATCCATCTTAGTTTTATTATTCCCATTGCTCTGTGGAAGCTGTAGGTAATAGTTTTTGCTTGAAGAAGCTTTTCTATTGTGTACTTGGCGTCTATTAAGTAGCCTTTTGTTTGATGTGAAAGCTGTTACGTAATAGAGTTACTCAAGAATCAAGATATGTGTATTGCTTCTTTATGGTGGGGTATCATATGTATAGAAGTTACATTTTCTAGATTTTGATAGTTTTTGTCTCCCCTGTGGCAAAATGAATTTTACTTCAAGTTTTAACATCAACTTTCTACATATGTTGC encodes the following:
- the LOC133743597 gene encoding plastoglobulin-1, chloroplastic encodes the protein MALNLVFTSHSSLFSKPLTFPTPKPQSLSLLSLSSPNPNPKLSSFRPRSSLSDDTPTDGDRPAAKITDEWGEAAEPEPEPESTISESDPPVNEDEWGGADEAVEIGNGTPAKAEAESTEEVDSKLTELKRCLVDTFYGTELGFRAGSEVRAEVVELVNQLEAANPTPAPTENPGLLDGNWVLLYTASSELLPLLAAGSTSLLKVDKINQSIDTSSQTILNSITLSGPFATFSFSASASFEVRSPSRIQVEFKEGTFQPPDIKSSIDLPQDVEIFGQRINLSPVQQTLSPLQEVVASISRTISGQQSLKVPIPGERTQSWLLTTYLDGDLRISRGDGGLFVLAKEGSPLLDQ